One genomic region from Saprospiraceae bacterium encodes:
- a CDS encoding transcriptional regulator, translating into MIAVLTGDIVSSRTRPQRVWLPQLKGILSQYGTEGKNWEVYRGDSFQIAVKANLALKLAIHIKAGIRLKPGLDVRIGIGLGKQSSKIVKITEASGEAFIKSGQCFDSLKKQNLAILSGETDLDRSLNVMFSLALLTMNEWSVAVSKVIVQNLENPGKSQLEIAKKMKKSQSTVSEALKRGGFDEVMQMEIYFQEQIARSS; encoded by the coding sequence ATGATTGCAGTCTTAACTGGAGATATTGTGTCCTCCCGAACCAGACCACAGCGGGTTTGGTTGCCCCAGCTTAAAGGGATCCTGAGCCAATATGGAACGGAGGGCAAGAACTGGGAAGTTTACAGAGGCGATAGTTTTCAGATCGCGGTAAAAGCGAACTTGGCTTTGAAATTGGCTATACACATCAAAGCGGGGATCAGGCTAAAGCCCGGATTGGATGTGCGCATAGGTATCGGTCTAGGAAAGCAATCCTCGAAAATCGTTAAAATCACTGAAGCCTCCGGAGAGGCATTTATCAAATCCGGTCAATGTTTTGATAGCTTAAAAAAGCAAAATTTGGCTATTTTGTCGGGAGAAACGGATTTGGACAGGAGTTTGAATGTGATGTTCTCATTGGCTTTACTTACTATGAATGAATGGAGTGTTGCCGTAAGTAAAGTCATCGTCCAGAATCTGGAAAATCCCGGAAAGAGTCAATTGGAAATCGCTAAAAAAATGAAAAAATCTCAAAGCACGGTGAGTGAAGCTTTAAAAAGGGGAGGCTTTGACGAGGTGATGCAGATGGAAATTTATTTTCAGGAACAAATTGCACGTAGCTCATGA